From Flavobacterium alkalisoli, the proteins below share one genomic window:
- a CDS encoding TrmH family RNA methyltransferase yields the protein MKNTCDKAYLDYLETFITESRKENFIKILQNRTKHFAIAIEDVFQLHNTSAVMRTCEVFGIQELNVVEEKYGKRIDKEIALGAQKWVDVNRFATTTNCIDDLKAKGYRIIATTPHEESCMLDDFDISQPAAIFFGTEKMGLSEEVLERADGFLKIPMVGFTESLNISSSAAIVIQNITSRLRKSDIKWQLTEEEVLEKRIDWTRKSIKDIDFITKKYLEQEV from the coding sequence ATGAAAAATACCTGTGATAAAGCCTATCTTGATTATTTAGAAACGTTTATTACCGAAAGTAGAAAAGAGAATTTTATTAAGATATTGCAAAATCGCACCAAACATTTTGCCATAGCTATAGAAGATGTTTTTCAGCTGCATAATACAAGTGCCGTAATGAGGACCTGTGAAGTTTTTGGGATTCAGGAGCTTAATGTAGTAGAGGAGAAATACGGTAAGCGTATTGATAAGGAAATTGCATTGGGAGCCCAAAAATGGGTAGATGTAAACCGATTTGCCACAACAACCAACTGTATTGACGATTTAAAAGCTAAAGGTTACAGGATTATTGCCACAACACCACACGAGGAGTCGTGTATGCTTGATGATTTTGATATTTCGCAGCCTGCAGCCATATTTTTTGGGACTGAGAAGATGGGGCTTTCCGAAGAGGTTCTGGAAAGGGCAGACGGCTTTTTAAAGATACCTATGGTTGGATTTACAGAGAGTCTTAATATATCATCCTCAGCTGCGATAGTAATACAAAATATTACCAGCCGATTGAGAAAATCGGATATTAAATGGCAGTTAACCGAAGAGGAGGTTCTTGAAAAAAGGATAGACTGGACCCGTAAATCCATAAAAGATATAGATTTTATAACTAAGAAATACCTGGAGCAGGAAGTTTAG
- a CDS encoding RNA polymerase sigma factor has protein sequence MTQEELLEQIYKKDSKAFTTLYDMYSKSLYGVIYNLIKDKEESEDVLQEVFVKIWKNIDSYNESKGRFFTWILNIARNTAIDKLRSKSHNNSLKNLSTDNFVHILDNNSTVTNRIDAIGIREFVKKLKPVCVRIIDLLFFRGYTQQEASEELAIPLGTVKTQNRNCIRDLRTILEV, from the coding sequence ATGACACAGGAAGAATTACTCGAACAAATCTACAAAAAAGACAGCAAAGCATTCACTACGCTGTATGATATGTATTCCAAAAGCCTTTACGGAGTTATTTACAACCTTATAAAGGACAAGGAAGAATCGGAAGATGTTTTACAGGAAGTTTTTGTAAAAATCTGGAAAAACATCGACTCTTATAACGAAAGTAAAGGACGTTTTTTTACATGGATTCTTAACATAGCACGTAATACAGCTATAGACAAGTTAAGATCTAAAAGCCATAATAACAGTTTAAAAAACCTTTCTACCGACAATTTCGTACATATTCTTGACAACAATTCAACAGTTACCAACAGGATTGATGCCATAGGTATACGTGAGTTTGTTAAGAAGCTGAAACCGGTATGTGTGCGCATCATCGACCTGCTTTTCTTTAGGGGATACACCCAACAGGAAGCATCGGAAGAACTTGCCATACCACTGGGCACAGTTAAAACACAAAACAGAAATTGTATTAGAGATTTAAGAACTATATTAGAGGTATAA
- a CDS encoding SIR2 family NAD-dependent protein deacylase: MKKKLVVLSGAGVSAESGIKTFRDAGGLWEGHDVMEVASPEGWRKNPALVLDFYNKRRRQLFEVVPNKAHHIIAELENHFDVTVITQNVDDLHERAGSTNVLHLHGELLKARSVNNLNDIIEWTTDINEGDLHTDGHQLRPHIVWFGEAVPAIEPAVTIVDQADYLIVIGTSLQVYPAAGLIDFARPNTTIYYIDPNPAQIPNLRNKLEVFAHSGSIGMEMVYEKLRVL; the protein is encoded by the coding sequence ATGAAAAAGAAACTTGTTGTATTATCGGGTGCCGGTGTTAGCGCCGAAAGCGGAATAAAAACATTTCGTGATGCCGGCGGTCTTTGGGAGGGTCATGACGTGATGGAAGTGGCTTCTCCCGAGGGTTGGCGCAAAAACCCTGCGCTGGTACTCGATTTTTACAACAAACGAAGACGACAGCTTTTTGAAGTTGTTCCCAACAAGGCACATCATATTATTGCCGAACTTGAAAACCATTTTGATGTTACTGTTATTACCCAAAATGTAGACGACCTGCACGAACGTGCGGGAAGTACTAACGTTTTACACCTGCATGGCGAACTACTTAAGGCCCGCAGCGTTAATAACCTTAATGACATAATAGAATGGACTACAGATATTAACGAAGGTGACCTGCATACCGACGGGCATCAGCTACGCCCACACATTGTATGGTTTGGAGAGGCAGTCCCTGCCATAGAACCCGCAGTTACTATTGTAGACCAGGCCGATTATCTTATTGTAATAGGTACTTCGCTACAGGTATATCCAGCAGCCGGACTTATCGATTTTGCAAGACCAAATACTACTATTTATTACATAGACCCCAACCCTGCCCAAATACCTAATTTGAGAAATAAACTGGAAGTTTTTGCACACTCCGGCTCCATAGGCATGGAAATGGTGTATGAAAAATTAAGAGTACTATAA
- a CDS encoding anti-sigma factor — MNTEYIESGILELYIFGLLSEEENLQVKEMADNNEDVRAEILSIEKAIIDLSYSVSPYLSAEVYEKIRQQLIEKHDGVVQMPRSSTSSFIGWAAAVILLFGLGFQYYKYNEATEEVQAAAKQRDKFEQMLATVSEENTQNEKALAIIRAKNNDVIPLEGQQVAPDAFAKVYLNSEDNKIYVDIAGLPEPPQGKVYQVWALKLTPQLTPTSIGVLDDGQRAENKGIYAVDNFEGAEAFGITLEPAGGSPSPTLEQLYTLGKV; from the coding sequence ATGAACACAGAGTATATTGAATCAGGTATTTTAGAATTATATATTTTCGGCCTCCTTTCGGAAGAAGAGAATCTTCAGGTAAAGGAAATGGCCGATAATAATGAGGATGTGAGAGCCGAAATACTATCTATAGAAAAGGCTATCATAGATCTTTCATACAGTGTATCACCGTATCTGTCGGCAGAGGTGTATGAAAAAATTCGCCAGCAACTTATCGAAAAACATGATGGCGTTGTGCAAATGCCACGCAGTAGTACTTCATCTTTTATAGGGTGGGCAGCGGCTGTTATCCTTTTATTCGGATTGGGCTTCCAGTACTACAAGTACAACGAGGCTACCGAAGAGGTACAGGCTGCAGCTAAACAACGTGATAAATTTGAGCAGATGCTTGCCACTGTAAGTGAAGAGAATACGCAAAATGAGAAAGCACTTGCCATCATCCGTGCTAAGAACAACGATGTTATTCCGCTAGAGGGACAACAGGTTGCTCCGGATGCATTTGCTAAAGTGTATTTAAACAGCGAAGACAATAAAATTTATGTCGATATAGCCGGACTACCGGAACCTCCTCAGGGTAAAGTTTACCAGGTATGGGCTTTAAAGCTTACTCCGCAACTTACCCCTACGAGTATAGGTGTACTTGACGACGGACAAAGGGCAGAAAACAAAGGTATCTATGCTGTAGACAACTTTGAAGGTGCCGAGGCTTTTGGTATTACTCTTGAGCCTGCAGGCGGTAGCCCTTCACCTACTCTTGAGCAACTATATACTTTAGGTAAAGTATAA